One stretch of Zingiber officinale cultivar Zhangliang chromosome 6B, Zo_v1.1, whole genome shotgun sequence DNA includes these proteins:
- the LOC121992500 gene encoding protein MAINTENANCE OF PSII UNDER HIGH LIGHT 1-like codes for MACTTQSMISANSCVFPSQRFLGRNPQRAKCGSTRIFFSATASSSGPDESDCNDEECAPDKEVGKVSVDWLAAERTKVVGTFPPRNRGWTGYVEKDTAGQTNIYSVEPAVYVADSAISSGTAGTSPDGAGNTLAVTGVLALVSIAAASTILIQVGKNQPPVPTVDYSGPPLGYYINKFKSVPIVEASVRSAPQTSSTVEASVPLEFSSFSSVEASITPQSQIANAQEARKQEVVPEVQVGLREAVVDARSTSASIVS; via the exons ATGGCGTGCACCACCCAGTCCATGATCTCAGCTAACAGCTGCGTGTTCCCATCTCAGAGGTTCTTAGGGAGGAATCCACAGAGGGCAAAGTGCGGAAGCACCAGGATCTTCTTCTCTGCCACGGCCTCTTCCTCCGGCCCCGACGAATCTGATTGCAACGACGAAGAGTGTGCTCCTGATAAGGAG GTCGGAAAGGTTAGCGTCGATTGGTTAGCTGCTGAGAGAACAAAGGTGGTTGGAACATTCCCACCTCGAAACAGGGGCTGGACTGGTTATGTAGAGAAAGATACTGCTGGACAAACAAACATTTACTCTGTGGAG CCAGCAGTTTATGTCGCAGATAGTGCGATAAGCTCTGGGACTGCCGGAACTTCACCTGATGGAGCTGGGAATACTCTAGCCGTAACTGGTGTTTTAGCACTTGTTTCGATCGCTGCAGCCTCTACCATACTTATTCAAGTTGGTAAAAATCAGCCACCAGTGCCAACTGTTGATTATTCTGGACCACCTCTCGGTTACTACATCAACAAGTTCAAATCAGTGCCGATAGTTGAAGCTTCAGTACGATCAGCACCTCAAACCTCTTCCACCGTTGAAGCTTCAGTTCCTCTTGAATTTTCAAGTTTTTCATCTGTAGAAGCTTCAATCACACCCCAGTCACAAATAGCTAATGCACAAGAAGCTAGGAAACAAGAGGTTGTTCCTGAAGTTCAAGTTGGATTAAGAGAGGCTGTTGTCGATGCTCGAAGTACGAGTGCAAGCATTGTTTCTTAA